TCCCGCTGCAAACTGCTTTGATACGGTTTAAAGACCGCGCCCTGATCAATGCCCAGTCAATATACGGCGGGGGATCAAGCGTTACCATAAGAGGAGGTTTTGTCTCCTTCTCCAGTTCAGGCTCTTCAGGAGATGTCGAAAAAAACCAACTCGATAAAATTGTAGTTCAGGTAAATGAAAGTAAAGAACTGATACCGACAACTGAGGTAATACAAAAAATGTTGTTCCGCAGACACTCCGAGGTTAAAGACTTTGAAGTTAAAGTCCCGGAACTGTTACTAAAACAGGAACAACGTACTAAAGACATCTTCAACATCGTACTTGCCGTTATTGCCGGTATTTCGCTGATCGTGGGTGGAATTGGCATCATGAATATCATGCTTGCCTCGGTTCTGGAACGTACCAAAGAAATCGGTGTCAGACAAGCTACAGGAGCAAGAAGGAAGGACATTATTGTGCAGTTCCTCATGGAAGCCATCCTTATCAGTATATCCGGTGGGTTTATCGGTATTGTTACCGGTGTGGCCTTTTCCAGGATCATCATGGAAACAACCGGCATACTCACCATAATCTCGTTTTTGTCAATCGTCATCTCCTTCGGGGTTTCAGCTGCCATTGGTATCCTCTTCGGATATATGCCCGCGAAAAGGGCTGCAGAACAAGATCCTGTTGTTTCATTGAGATATGAATAGATTATTGCATCATGAAAAAACTTGTATTACTATTAGTTATCCTTTTACCGGGATTTTTATCGTATTCCCAGGAAAACATCAACAGGCTCTCTCTGGATGATGTAATTTATATCGCGCAGCAACAATCTCCCGAAGCCCTTATTGCCAAACACCGCTTCAGAAGAAGCTACTGGGAGTACAGAACTTACAAGGCAAATTATCTGCCTTCCCTTCGGCTTGATGGTACTATCCCAAACTTTAACCGGTCAATCGATAAAATCACTCAAAACGATGGTACCGATATTTATCGTGACAGACAATATTCCAATTCATCCCTTAATCTATCCGTGAACCAGAATGTAGGTTTCACCGGCGGCCAGCTTTTTCTTAGTTCTGGTTTGCAGAGACTGGATAATTTCACAGACTCCACAACGCAAACATCCTATCTGTCAACCCCGGTCAATATTGGATACAGCCAGCCCATCCTGAAGTATAACCCTTATAAATGGGATAAGAAAATCGAGCCTCTGAAATATGATCTTGCAGGACGGCAATACCTGGAAGACATGGAAGATGTCGC
The DNA window shown above is from Bacteroidota bacterium and carries:
- a CDS encoding ABC transporter permease yields the protein MQRYYLIFNIALEAVMANKFRSFLTTLGIIFGVAAVISMMAIGNGAKKEILDQMKLVGVNNIVITPSEEEDLGSESSDTDEEGKSMSKKFSPGLTLKDAESLKEIIPTVVSVSPEVTYESVIIKDGRRKSARLNGVTPAFFDVYNMNLENGIFFNDEHMRNSSPVCIIGPTIKANFFPNENPLGKYLKCGHVWFKVIGVLEDRKVNIGDGKDLGVSNYGNDLYVPLQTALIRFKDRALINAQSIYGGGSSVTIRGGFVSFSSSGSSGDVEKNQLDKIVVQVNESKELIPTTEVIQKMLFRRHSEVKDFEVKVPELLLKQEQRTKDIFNIVLAVIAGISLIVGGIGIMNIMLASVLERTKEIGVRQATGARRKDIIVQFLMEAILISISGGFIGIVTGVAFSRIIMETTGILTIISFLSIVISFGVSAAIGILFGYMPAKRAAEQDPVVSLRYE